Proteins found in one Acidobacteriota bacterium genomic segment:
- a CDS encoding GNAT family N-acetyltransferase, with product MEIKLDDLRHPAIHALLNEHLQNMYELSPPESVHALDLDKLRAPDITFWTVWEATVLLGCGALKELDPKHGEIKSMRTPVAHRRKGAGRAILAHIIEVARERGYEWLSLETGSAAAFEPARKLYESFGFTYCEPFGDYPDDPNSTFMTLRLA from the coding sequence ATGGAGATTAAACTTGATGACCTGCGTCACCCCGCGATTCACGCGCTGTTGAACGAACATCTGCAAAATATGTATGAGCTTTCACCGCCTGAAAGCGTTCACGCGCTAGACCTGGATAAACTGCGCGCGCCCGACATCACCTTCTGGACAGTTTGGGAAGCAACTGTGCTACTGGGTTGCGGGGCGCTTAAAGAACTTGACCCTAAACACGGCGAAATCAAATCCATGCGCACGCCCGTCGCCCATCGTCGCAAAGGCGCAGGTCGCGCTATCCTCGCGCATATTATCGAAGTGGCACGAGAGCGAGGTTATGAATGGCTCAGTTTAGAGACTGGTTCGGCAGCGGCTTTTGAACCCGCGCGAAAACTTTATGAAAGTTTCGGCTTCACCTACTGTGAGCCGTTCGGCGATTACCCGGATGATCCCAACAGCACATTTATGACCTTGCGGCTGGCATAG
- a CDS encoding ATP-binding protein produces the protein MLWNRLHKDASRWTWVKLTTIAITAILLPTILISLIQYRSLNELQKKTKAAVSENLRQTLQRFTKRVKEKLEDYAVTLAKQIPPEELKQQNWEQLDKRFIALLETHKEIDNLFAQIYRPSQTNAFSVLHTTNGSGYWIGGHFVSNSATGCINRYFTEGFATQKALNSKTRAYVAEAECLQSTPRKPSSVVLVAPLFDGTELKKYYACPPCYCNQHDKPFDKPGHCPECGMTLLETREYGFAGLTVNFSYLTDIIFPEVVAEMKRDSDEVEKEYELALMLFDENGKALYSSRDEVKNYEVAIPFAPIVPKYELVISYKNITLDELAKNNFRQNLIINAFVFALLVCGIVLTLRAITREIRLAQAKSAFVSNVSHELKTPLSLIRLFAETLELGRLKSPEKAKEYYRIINNESRRLTQLINNILDFSKIEAGKRDYNFVEGNLADIINEVISSYEYQIISAGFELQTDIQTNLPVTLIDRDAMAQALLNLLNNAVKYSPETKHIAVRAYRQDDSIIIEVRDSGIGIARNEQKKIFEKFYRVSDGLVHDTKGSGLGLSIVKHIVEAHGGEIRVESALGKGSRFIIAIPIKRSESATLPDNQVVNEPAEKITV, from the coding sequence ATGTTGTGGAATCGTCTGCATAAAGATGCGTCAAGATGGACGTGGGTGAAACTCACGACCATTGCCATCACTGCCATTTTGTTGCCGACTATCCTGATTTCGCTGATTCAATACCGCTCGCTCAATGAATTGCAGAAAAAGACCAAAGCTGCCGTCAGTGAAAATCTGCGACAAACCCTGCAACGCTTTACCAAACGGGTCAAAGAGAAACTCGAAGATTACGCGGTCACTCTTGCCAAACAAATCCCGCCCGAAGAACTCAAACAACAGAACTGGGAACAACTCGATAAACGCTTCATCGCGCTGCTCGAAACCCATAAGGAAATCGACAACCTGTTCGCGCAAATCTATCGCCCTTCGCAAACCAACGCCTTTTCAGTGCTGCACACCACCAACGGTTCAGGTTACTGGATAGGCGGGCATTTCGTCAGCAATTCGGCGACCGGTTGCATCAACCGCTATTTCACCGAAGGCTTTGCCACGCAAAAAGCCCTCAACAGCAAAACCCGCGCTTATGTAGCCGAAGCCGAATGTCTGCAATCCACTCCCCGAAAACCGTCGTCGGTGGTTTTGGTCGCCCCTTTATTTGACGGAACGGAACTCAAAAAGTATTACGCCTGCCCGCCCTGTTATTGCAATCAACACGATAAACCGTTCGATAAACCGGGGCATTGCCCGGAATGCGGCATGACTCTTTTGGAAACCAGAGAGTATGGCTTTGCAGGCTTAACCGTGAATTTTTCCTACCTCACCGACATTATTTTTCCCGAAGTGGTCGCCGAAATGAAACGCGATTCCGATGAAGTTGAAAAAGAATATGAACTGGCATTGATGCTCTTTGATGAAAACGGCAAGGCGCTTTATAGCAGTCGCGATGAGGTAAAAAATTACGAGGTCGCCATTCCCTTTGCGCCCATCGTGCCGAAATACGAACTGGTCATCAGCTATAAAAACATCACTCTCGATGAACTGGCAAAAAATAATTTCCGGCAAAACCTCATCATCAACGCCTTCGTTTTTGCGCTGCTGGTGTGTGGCATCGTTTTGACTTTGCGCGCCATCACCCGCGAAATCAGACTGGCGCAGGCAAAATCGGCATTCGTCTCGAATGTCTCGCACGAACTCAAAACGCCGCTCTCGCTCATTCGATTGTTTGCCGAGACCCTCGAACTCGGACGCCTTAAAAGCCCCGAAAAAGCTAAGGAATATTACCGAATTATCAACAATGAAAGCCGCAGACTCACCCAACTCATCAATAACATTCTGGACTTTTCCAAAATCGAAGCGGGCAAACGCGACTATAATTTTGTCGAAGGCAATCTCGCAGACATCATCAACGAAGTCATCAGCAGTTATGAATATCAAATCATCAGCGCGGGATTTGAACTCCAGACCGATATTCAAACGAACCTGCCGGTTACGCTGATTGACCGCGACGCGATGGCTCAGGCATTACTCAATCTATTGAACAACGCGGTTAAATATTCGCCCGAAACCAAACATATAGCGGTACGGGCTTACCGGCAGGACGATTCCATCATCATCGAAGTCCGCGATAGTGGCATCGGCATTGCCCGCAACGAACAGAAAAAGATTTTTGAAAAATTTTATCGCGTCAGTGATGGTCTGGTGCATGACACCAAAGGCAGCGGACTCGGACTGTCCATCGTCAAACATATCGTCGAAGCGCACGGCGGCGAGATTCGTGTTGAAAGCGCCCTGGGCAAAGGCAGCCGCTTTATCATCGCCATTCCAATCAAACGAAGCGAATCTGCAACGCTTCCAGACAACCAGGTGGTGAACGAACCGGCTGAAAAAATAACCGTGTAG
- a CDS encoding DUF1080 domain-containing protein, protein MKKGLMITIMLVVGLVLLLPLNHLAQQQQPQGDPKLTEVWKPVPPIITPGVGTAPPSDAIVLFSGKDLSEWQHVEGGAPAKWRVAGGAFTVVKGTGNIRTKRGFGDCQLHIEWRTPAKVESEGQGRGNSGVFLQSRYEVQVLDSYNNVTYSNGQAASIYKQHIPLVNASRKPGDWQTYDIFFRAPRFAENGTVATPGYITVIHNGVLVQDHVELKGNTVYIGQPAYEKHSLKEPIELQDHGNPLSYRNIWIREL, encoded by the coding sequence ATGAAAAAGGGTTTAATGATAACGATAATGTTAGTGGTCGGCTTAGTGTTACTCTTGCCGCTCAATCATCTCGCGCAGCAGCAACAACCGCAGGGCGACCCGAAGCTCACAGAAGTCTGGAAGCCGGTGCCGCCAATCATCACGCCGGGCGTCGGAACCGCTCCACCATCTGATGCCATCGTCTTATTTTCTGGAAAAGACCTCTCCGAATGGCAACATGTAGAGGGCGGCGCGCCTGCGAAATGGCGAGTCGCGGGAGGCGCTTTTACGGTCGTCAAAGGCACCGGCAATATTCGCACCAAACGTGGATTCGGTGATTGCCAACTGCACATCGAATGGCGTACCCCTGCAAAAGTTGAAAGCGAAGGGCAGGGACGAGGCAACAGCGGCGTTTTTCTGCAAAGCCGTTATGAAGTTCAGGTCTTGGATTCTTACAACAACGTCACCTACTCGAACGGGCAGGCGGCAAGCATTTACAAACAACACATTCCGCTCGTCAACGCCAGCCGCAAACCGGGCGACTGGCAAACCTATGACATTTTCTTCCGCGCTCCGCGCTTTGCCGAAAACGGCACGGTGGCAACTCCGGGATACATCACCGTGATACATAACGGCGTGCTCGTTCAAGACCACGTTGAGTTGAAAGGCAACACCGTTTACATCGGTCAACCGGCATATGAAAAACACAGTCTCAAGGAACCCATTGAACTTCAGGATCACGGCAATCCCCTCAGCTATCGCAACATCTGGATACGCGAGTTGTAA
- a CDS encoding DUF5597 domain-containing protein: MAPDEFVIAGTGITVTFDAAIPGEPIVGILSVQEGKYTNGQWIPGRWLNGDQTHQGRHLRLPTDKFGIRRIKL, translated from the coding sequence ATTGCGCCGGATGAATTCGTGATTGCCGGTACAGGCATCACCGTCACTTTTGATGCAGCGATACCGGGCGAACCCATCGTCGGCATCCTTTCGGTTCAGGAAGGCAAATACACAAACGGGCAGTGGATACCGGGTCGTTGGCTGAATGGCGATCAGACCCATCAAGGGCGTCATCTGCGCCTGCCAACGGACAAATTCGGCATCCGGCGCATCAAGCTTTAG